The Phaeacidiphilus oryzae TH49 region GAGGGTGATCCGGCCGTCCGCCTCGCGCCGGGCCCAGTCGCCCGGAACGGACCAGCGCACCCCCGCCGCGTCGGTGCGGAAGACCTCCGCCGTCTTCTCCGGGTCGCCGAGGTAGCCGATCGGGATGTTGCCGCGCCGGGCCAGCCGGCCCGTGACCCCGGCCGGCAGCGGACGCAGGTCGTCGTCGACAACCTCGGCGTCGCCGATCGGCTTCGTGGTGACGCCCTCCGCCTTCTCCAGGCTCTCCAGGGTGATCCCCTGGTTGATGCCGTCGGCGCCGCCCTCGGAGGAGCCCACCGCGTCGCTCAGATAGAGCTGGGGGAAGCGCTCCAGGAAGGCCCGCTTGACCGGGGTGGAGAAGAGCGCGGAGGAGCTGGCGATGCCGAAGAGCGCGGAGGTGTCGTACGGCCGGCCGGCCTCGTCCGCCGTCCGCAGTGCGTCCACCAGCGGGCGGCCCATCGCGTCCCCGGCGATCAGCAGGACATTGATCTTCTCCTCGCCGATCAGCCGCCAGATGCGGTCCGGGTCGAAGCGGTCGATCAGCACTGCCCGGTTGCCCTTGAAGGCCTGCTGCATCAGCCCCCACTGGGTGAGGCCGTGCATCAGTGGGGCCACCGGGAAGAAGGTGATGGGATTGTCGTACGCCTGCTCGACAACGTCCTCGGGGCGGGCCACCCGGGAGCCGTTGGTGACGTCGATGCCGCCGCCCAGTGCGAAGAAGACGTCCTCCTGCCGCCACACCACGCCCTTCGGCAGGCCGGTCGTGCCGCCGGTGAAGAGGAGGTAGTGGTCGTCCGGGGAGCGCGGCGGGAAGTCCCGCTCCGGGGAGCCGGAGGCCAGCGCCAGCTCGTAGGGGACGGCGGCCGGCGAGGTGGTCGGCCGGCGGTCCGGGATGGAGATCAGATGCCGCAGGGTGGGCAGCGTGGGCGCGACCTCGGCGACCCGCTCGGCGTACCGCTCCTGGTAGATCAGCGCCCTGGGCTCGGCCTTGCCCAGCAGATACGCCAACTCCTCGGTCACATAGCGGTAGTTGACGTTGACGCAGACCGCGCGCACCTTGCAGACGGCGAGCAGCGACTCCACCCACTCCGCCGAGTTGAGGGCGTACACCCCCACCCGGTCGCCGGGCCGGATCCCGGCCTCCTCGACCAGGTGGTGCGCCAACCGGTTGGCCCGGGTGTCGAGTTCGGCGAAGGTCCGGCGCTGCACACCCGGCCGATCGGCGTCGGAGGAGGCGGTGGTCAGGCACTCACGCTCGGCGAACCGGTCGACCGCGTGCTCGAAAAGGTCGGCGAGGTTGAATTCCATGCGCCGGAGAGTATGAGCGGAGATCGGAGAACTCCATAGCTGCGACTTGAAAACCCGTCGGCAAGACTGCAACCTGTTCTACCAATCGGGCCGATGGTCCGAACCGGCGGTACTGCGGAGGGAGCTCGGGTGGTCGACACGGAACATCTGCGGGTGGAGCGACACGGCGGAACCATGGTCGTCACGCTGAACCGCCCCGAGTCGAAGAACGCGTTCTCACTCCCGATGCTGGTGGGGCTGTACGACGCCTGGCTGGCCGCCGATGCCGAGGACGACATCCGGTCCATCGTGCTGACCGGGGCCGGCGGGGCGTTCTGTGCCGGGATGGACCTCAAGGCGCTGGCCGGCGGCACCTTCGGCGACTCCGCACTGCGCGGGCGCCTGGAGGCCGATCCCGACCTCCACTGGAAGGCGATGCTCCGGCACCACCGCCCGCGCAAGCCGCTGATCGCCGCCGTGGAGGGGGTGTGCGTGGCCGGCGGCACCGAGATCATCCAGGGCACCGACATCCGGGTGGCGGGGGAGTCGGCAAGCTTCGGACTCTTCGAGGTGCGCCGCGGGCTCTTCCCGCTCGGCGGCTCCACCGTCCGGCTCAGCCGGCAGATCCCCTACACCCATGCGATGGAGATGCTGCTCACCGGCCGCCGCTACACCGCCGCGGAGGCGCTCGCCATCGGGCTGATCGGCAAGGTCGTCCCGGACGGCGAGGCCCTGAAGCACGCACTGGACCTGGCCCGCCAGATCAACGAGGCCGCACCGCTCTCCGTGGAGGCGGTCAAGCGGTCCGTGCTGGAGACCCTCGACATGGACGAGGAGGCGGGCCTGGCCCGGGAGTTGGCGATCGGCCAGGAGGTCTTCAAGAGCGAGGACGCCAAGGAGGGCCCGCGCGCCTTCGCGGAGAAGCGCACCCCCGTCTACCGCCGCCGGTGAGGAGGCAGTACACCGTCATGAACCCGCCCACTGCAACGAGTTCCAGTTCTGCCGAGCCCGAACTGCTCAGCGCCCCACTGGTGGTGGAGTTCCCCTTCACCCGCTCCACCGGCCCCGTCCTCGGCGCCTTCCTCACCGGCCTGCGCGAGGGCCTCGTCCTCGGCAGCCGGGGCAGCGACGGCCGGGTGCACGTCCCGCCGGCCGAGTACGACCCGGTCACCGCCGAGGCGCTGCGCGAGCTGGTCGCCCTGCCGCCCACCGGCACCGTCACCACCTGGGCGTGGAACCCGAAGCCCAGCCGCAACCATCCGCTGCGGCAGCCGTTCGCCTGGGTGCTGGTGCGGCTGGACGGCGCGGACACCGCCCTGCTGCACGCCCTGGACGCGCCGGAGGCCGCCGCCGTCAGCACCGGGATGCGGGTCCGCGCCCGCTTCCGCCCGGAGGGGGAGCGCACGGGGGCGATCACCGACATCGAGTGCTTCGAGCCGCTCACGGCCGAGCCGCCCGGCGCGGAGTCGCCCGGCGCGGAGTCGCCCGGCGCCGAGTCGCCCGGCGCCGAGTCGCGGCAGCCTGCCGCCGCACCGGAGTTCGAGGACCCCGTCACCCAGGCCACGATCCCGGCGCGGCTGGACTACGTCTACCACCCGGGCCGGGCCCAGACCCGCTACCTCCGCGGCTTCGCCGAGGGCAGGGTGCTCGCCGAGCGCTGCCCGGAGTGCACCAGGGTCTACATCCCCCCGCGCGGCGCCTGCCCCACCTGCGGCACCGCCACCTCCGAGCCGGTCGAGCTGCCCACCAGTGGCACCATCACCACCTTCTGCATCGTCAACATCGCGGCCAAGGGCCTCGACATCGAGGTGCCCTACTGCTACGCCTACGTGCTGCTGGACGGCGCCCACGTCGGCCTCCACGCCCGGATCGGCGGTGTCCCCTACGACGAGGTGCACATCGGCCAGCGGGTGGCGGCGGTCTGGGACGACCGGTACGCCGGGCAGACCACCTCCGCCGCGATCAGCCACTTCGTCCCCAGCGGCGAACCCGACGCCGACCCCGAGACCTACCGGAGGTGGATGTGATGAGCCTGCCCGAGGTGGCGGTGGTGGCCTTCGCCCAGAGCGACCACCTGCGCGACACCGATGAGCTCTCCGAGGTGGAGATGGTCATGCCGGTGGTGCAGGAGGTGCTCGGCCAGGTCGGCCGCAAGGCCCACGAGATCGACTTCACCTGCTCCGGCTCGGCCGACTACCTGGCCGGCCGGCCGTTCTCCTTCACCATGACGCTGGACGGGGTCGGCGCCTGGCCGCCGATCTCCGAGTCGCACGTGGAGATGGACGGTGCCTGGGCGCTCTACGAGGCCTGGGTCAAGCTCCGGATGGGCGAGGCCGAGACCGCGCTGGTCTACGGCTACGGCAAGTCGTCCCCCGGCGACCTCCGCGAGGTGCTGACCCGCCAGCTCGACCCCTACCTCCTCGCCCCGCTCTGGGCCGACCCGGTCTCGCTGGCCGCCCTCCAGGCCCAGGCGCTGATCGACGCCGGCCGGGCCGACGAGAAGGCCCTCGCCGAGGTGGCCGTCCGCAGCCGGCGCGCCGCCGAGGCCGCCAATCCGCACGCCCAGCTGCGCGGCAGCCCGGACGCCTCGGAACTGCTCGGCCGGGACTACCTGATGCAGCCGCTGCGGGCGCACGACTGCCCGCCGATCGGCGACGGCGCGGCCGCCGTCGTCCTCGCCGCCGGGGACACCGCCCGCCGGCTCTGCGGGGAGGGCAGGACCCCCGCCTGGATCCGCGGCATCGACCACCGGATCGAGTCCCATCAGCCGGGCTCCCGGGACCTCACCGACTCC contains the following coding sequences:
- a CDS encoding acyl-CoA synthetase — protein: MEFNLADLFEHAVDRFAERECLTTASSDADRPGVQRRTFAELDTRANRLAHHLVEEAGIRPGDRVGVYALNSAEWVESLLAVCKVRAVCVNVNYRYVTEELAYLLGKAEPRALIYQERYAERVAEVAPTLPTLRHLISIPDRRPTTSPAAVPYELALASGSPERDFPPRSPDDHYLLFTGGTTGLPKGVVWRQEDVFFALGGGIDVTNGSRVARPEDVVEQAYDNPITFFPVAPLMHGLTQWGLMQQAFKGNRAVLIDRFDPDRIWRLIGEEKINVLLIAGDAMGRPLVDALRTADEAGRPYDTSALFGIASSSALFSTPVKRAFLERFPQLYLSDAVGSSEGGADGINQGITLESLEKAEGVTTKPIGDAEVVDDDLRPLPAGVTGRLARRGNIPIGYLGDPEKTAEVFRTDAAGVRWSVPGDWARREADGRITLLGRGSACINSGGEKIFPEEVETAIKSHPAVYDTVVVGAPDERWGETVVAVIQPRDGAAELTLDTVQEHCRAHIAGYKLPRRLRVVEEVQRTPSGKPDMLWAKRVATEDGAAPG
- a CDS encoding crotonase/enoyl-CoA hydratase family protein — translated: MVRTGGTAEGARVVDTEHLRVERHGGTMVVTLNRPESKNAFSLPMLVGLYDAWLAADAEDDIRSIVLTGAGGAFCAGMDLKALAGGTFGDSALRGRLEADPDLHWKAMLRHHRPRKPLIAAVEGVCVAGGTEIIQGTDIRVAGESASFGLFEVRRGLFPLGGSTVRLSRQIPYTHAMEMLLTGRRYTAAEALAIGLIGKVVPDGEALKHALDLARQINEAAPLSVEAVKRSVLETLDMDEEAGLARELAIGQEVFKSEDAKEGPRAFAEKRTPVYRRR
- a CDS encoding Zn-ribbon domain-containing OB-fold protein; this encodes MNPPTATSSSSAEPELLSAPLVVEFPFTRSTGPVLGAFLTGLREGLVLGSRGSDGRVHVPPAEYDPVTAEALRELVALPPTGTVTTWAWNPKPSRNHPLRQPFAWVLVRLDGADTALLHALDAPEAAAVSTGMRVRARFRPEGERTGAITDIECFEPLTAEPPGAESPGAESPGAESPGAESRQPAAAPEFEDPVTQATIPARLDYVYHPGRAQTRYLRGFAEGRVLAERCPECTRVYIPPRGACPTCGTATSEPVELPTSGTITTFCIVNIAAKGLDIEVPYCYAYVLLDGAHVGLHARIGGVPYDEVHIGQRVAAVWDDRYAGQTTSAAISHFVPSGEPDADPETYRRWM
- a CDS encoding thiolase domain-containing protein, producing MSLPEVAVVAFAQSDHLRDTDELSEVEMVMPVVQEVLGQVGRKAHEIDFTCSGSADYLAGRPFSFTMTLDGVGAWPPISESHVEMDGAWALYEAWVKLRMGEAETALVYGYGKSSPGDLREVLTRQLDPYLLAPLWADPVSLAALQAQALIDAGRADEKALAEVAVRSRRAAEAANPHAQLRGSPDASELLGRDYLMQPLRAHDCPPIGDGAAAVVLAAGDTARRLCGEGRTPAWIRGIDHRIESHQPGSRDLTDSPSTRLAAERAGAFEESAAGPIDTAELHAPFTAQELILRQALGLDGGPGGGAGGVVVNPSGGALAANPMMAAGLIRIGEAAARIHRGESRRALAHATSGPCLQQNLVAVLEGEPS